A genomic segment from Nodularia sphaerocarpa UHCC 0038 encodes:
- a CDS encoding cytochrome P450, whose protein sequence is MTVTYNLPDGPKLPRYLRMVKFITQPVKYVEDFAEVYGDNFTIWNRGDKHIVYFSDPQALEQIFTAHASCFKSGGGGGGLGFLLGDNSVIILDGDRHQRQRQLLTPPFHGERMRAYGQTIRKITQQVSNEWTIGKPFNIRASMQEITMGVILRVVFGVDEGPVFRELGRLLTSLLDFMGSPFMSSAFFFSFMQKDLGEWSPWGRVVRLLQQIDQLIYSLIKERRAESGQHRQDILSLLISARYDDGERMSDVELRDELMTMLVAGHETTASALTWAFYWLGQLPEVKEKLQRELETLGINPEPSSIAKLPYLTAVCQETLRIYPILANSSIRVVKTPVEIMGYKLPVGTVIIPSIYLAHHREEVYPQSQQFKPERFLEKQFSPYEYLPFGGGNRRCIGLAFAQYEMKIALATILSEFQLSLVNKRPVYPVRRGLTLAAPAGMQMIPTVQVTRASIPVNV, encoded by the coding sequence ATGACAGTAACTTACAATTTACCTGATGGTCCCAAATTACCGCGCTATCTGCGGATGGTTAAATTTATCACTCAGCCGGTGAAATATGTAGAAGATTTTGCCGAAGTTTATGGTGATAACTTCACTATCTGGAATCGTGGGGATAAGCACATTGTCTATTTTAGCGATCCTCAAGCACTGGAACAGATTTTTACTGCTCATGCTAGCTGTTTTAAATCTGGTGGAGGCGGCGGGGGTTTAGGATTTTTGCTGGGCGATAATTCTGTAATTATACTAGATGGCGATCGCCACCAGCGCCAACGTCAATTATTAACACCACCCTTTCATGGCGAAAGAATGCGGGCTTACGGTCAAACTATCCGCAAAATTACCCAACAAGTCAGCAACGAATGGACAATTGGCAAACCTTTTAATATCCGCGCCTCAATGCAAGAAATCACCATGGGCGTAATTTTACGAGTAGTATTTGGTGTAGATGAAGGTCCAGTTTTTCGAGAATTGGGGCGATTACTCACATCCCTGCTAGACTTCATGGGTTCCCCTTTCATGTCCAGCGCCTTCTTTTTTAGTTTTATGCAAAAAGATTTAGGTGAGTGGAGTCCTTGGGGGCGAGTTGTGCGGCTATTGCAGCAAATCGATCAACTAATTTATAGTCTAATTAAAGAACGTCGGGCAGAATCTGGACAACATCGCCAAGATATTCTCAGTTTATTGATTTCGGCTCGTTATGACGATGGCGAGAGAATGTCAGATGTGGAGTTACGTGATGAATTAATGACAATGTTAGTTGCAGGACATGAAACCACAGCTTCTGCATTGACATGGGCTTTTTACTGGTTGGGACAGTTACCAGAGGTGAAAGAAAAGTTACAACGAGAACTAGAAACCCTTGGTATTAATCCTGAACCGAGTAGCATTGCTAAATTGCCATATTTAACAGCAGTTTGCCAAGAGACTTTGCGAATTTACCCAATTCTAGCCAATAGTTCTATCCGAGTTGTGAAAACCCCAGTAGAAATTATGGGCTATAAATTGCCAGTAGGAACTGTAATAATTCCCAGCATTTATTTAGCCCATCATCGAGAGGAAGTTTACCCACAGTCTCAGCAATTTAAACCAGAACGCTTTTTAGAAAAGCAATTTTCCCCTTATGAATACTTACCCTTTGGCGGTGGAAATCGGCGTTGTATAGGCTTGGCTTTTGCTCAGTATGAAATGAAAATTGCCTTAGCCACAATTTTGTCAGAATTTCAATTATCGCTAGTTAACAAGCGTCCTGTGTATCCCGTGCGCCGTGGACTCACCTTAGCCGCACCAGCAGGAATGCAGATGATACCCACAGTTCAGGTAACAAGAGCAAGTATACCCGTCAACGTTTAG
- a CDS encoding RNA-guided endonuclease InsQ/TnpB family protein — translation MHQVEKHIIKSGHEWFDYCTDITTISRQLYNTAQFTQRQGFFYRWGTQTQASLDTLFKQNQNYKSMPAKVAQLVLKQNADGWIAYYKALSAYKIDSSKFTGRPKPPSYVEDKNLVKFNNQAIGKREFGQGCIVPSMSPIRIPVKPGLKWEQLCEVRIIPKTGCFVLEVVYEIPETSDLFCSLNPGLNAAIDIGLDNLATIVFNDLEIQPIIVNGKPLKSVNQFYNKQVAFFRSVLPKVQRKSRRIANIVRNRNNFVDSYLHQSTKMIVDEFLRLGVTQVSIGKNQQWKTHLNLGKRTNQNFTQIPHAKFIEILTYKLQRVGITVQVAEESYTSKASAIDWDHIPIYEPNNKIRHNFCGRRVTRAWYVSLDGFKIHADVNAALNIGRKSNPEGFDCLKSILRLAFSEVERDRGCLVVHPRRITPLFKRVHAKSRVA, via the coding sequence ATGCATCAAGTCGAAAAGCACATAATCAAGTCTGGACATGAATGGTTTGATTATTGCACTGACATTACCACTATTTCCCGACAGCTTTACAACACGGCTCAATTCACCCAACGTCAAGGTTTTTTCTACAGATGGGGGACTCAAACTCAAGCAAGCTTAGACACTTTATTTAAACAAAACCAGAACTATAAATCAATGCCTGCCAAAGTAGCCCAACTGGTTTTGAAACAGAATGCAGATGGGTGGATTGCTTACTACAAAGCATTGTCAGCCTATAAAATTGATTCAAGTAAGTTCACTGGTAGACCAAAGCCACCCAGTTATGTTGAGGATAAAAACCTAGTTAAGTTCAATAATCAAGCAATTGGTAAAAGGGAATTTGGTCAGGGTTGCATTGTTCCATCAATGTCGCCAATCAGGATTCCGGTAAAACCTGGACTAAAGTGGGAGCAATTGTGTGAAGTGCGAATTATTCCCAAAACCGGATGCTTTGTTCTAGAAGTAGTTTATGAAATTCCCGAAACATCAGACTTGTTTTGTAGCTTGAATCCTGGGTTGAATGCGGCGATAGATATTGGTTTAGACAATCTAGCGACGATTGTTTTTAACGACCTAGAGATACAGCCGATTATTGTGAATGGCAAGCCATTAAAATCAGTAAACCAGTTTTACAACAAGCAGGTGGCGTTTTTTCGCTCCGTTTTACCTAAAGTCCAAAGGAAATCGCGGCGAATTGCAAATATAGTTCGTAACCGAAATAATTTTGTAGATTCATATCTACATCAATCCACAAAAATGATTGTAGATGAATTTCTGCGCCTGGGCGTAACTCAGGTTTCAATCGGAAAAAACCAGCAATGGAAAACACATCTTAATTTAGGAAAGCGTACAAACCAGAACTTTACTCAGATACCACACGCTAAATTTATCGAGATTCTGACTTACAAACTACAAAGAGTCGGTATCACCGTCCAGGTTGCAGAAGAAAGCTATACCAGCAAGGCTTCTGCCATAGATTGGGATCATATCCCAATCTATGAACCTAACAACAAGATTAGACACAACTTCTGCGGACGACGTGTCACAAGAGCGTGGTATGTGAGCCTGGATGGTTTTAAGATTCATGCCGATGTCAACGCAGCACTGAACATCGGCAGAAAAAGTAATCCCGAAGGATTTGATTGTCTCAAGTCTATTCTCAGGCTTGCCTTCAGCGAAGTCGAAAGGGATAGGGGATGTCTGGTAGTACATCCAAGGCGGATAACTCCACTATTTAAGCGTGTCCATGCTAAAAGTAGAGTTGCTTAA
- a CDS encoding alpha/beta fold hydrolase produces the protein MFPSFLSTSVGQLTEPTSIALAQSIQSQAIATPLIHQPITTTYVQQGSGGTPILLIHGFDSSVLEFRRLLPLLARDNQTWAVDLLGFGFTDRIPGLPFSPIAIKTHLYHFWKTLINQPVILVGASMGGAAAIDFTLTYPEVVEKLVLIDSAGLKGGSPLSKLMFPPLDAFAANFLRNPKIRDRISRTAYKNQLLASIDAQLCGALHLEMPNWTQALIAFTKSGGYDGFKLQQLSGIVQPTLILWGDADKILGTVDAKKFQQAIPHSKLIWIQDCGHVPHLEQPEVTAQHILEFSG, from the coding sequence ATGTTTCCTAGTTTTTTATCTACCTCAGTTGGGCAACTGACAGAACCGACTTCCATCGCCTTGGCTCAAAGTATTCAAAGTCAAGCGATCGCTACTCCTTTAATTCACCAACCAATTACTACTACTTATGTTCAACAAGGTAGTGGTGGTACGCCGATTTTATTAATTCACGGTTTCGACAGTTCTGTGTTAGAATTTCGTCGCCTTTTGCCACTGCTAGCAAGGGATAATCAAACCTGGGCTGTGGATTTATTAGGCTTTGGGTTTACAGACAGAATTCCCGGTTTACCATTTAGCCCCATAGCCATCAAAACCCATTTGTATCATTTCTGGAAAACCCTGATTAACCAACCGGTGATTTTGGTGGGTGCGTCGATGGGGGGTGCTGCGGCTATTGATTTCACCCTGACTTACCCAGAAGTGGTAGAAAAACTGGTGTTAATCGATAGCGCTGGTTTAAAAGGAGGTTCACCGTTAAGTAAATTGATGTTTCCCCCTTTGGATGCTTTCGCTGCTAATTTTTTGCGGAATCCTAAAATACGCGATCGCATTTCCCGGACTGCGTACAAAAATCAACTTCTCGCGTCAATTGATGCTCAATTATGTGGTGCATTACACTTAGAAATGCCTAATTGGACACAAGCTTTAATAGCTTTCACTAAAAGCGGTGGTTACGATGGTTTTAAATTGCAGCAACTTTCAGGTATTGTGCAACCAACACTAATTTTATGGGGTGATGCAGATAAAATTTTGGGGACAGTGGATGCTAAAAAATTTCAACAGGCAATTCCCCATAGTAAACTTATCTGGATTCAAGATTGTGGTCATGTCCCACATTTAGAACAACCAGAAGTCACCGCCCAACATATTTTAGAATTTAGTGGTTAA
- a CDS encoding sodium/glutamate symporter, which yields MFKLIDVFWAYILIAILILVGRLIRQRLGILRSLYIPSSIVAGIIALLLGKGALGAIVKSINPESPLVQGLFTENVQAVWSQSPGIFINIVFATLFLGQYVPTLQQFWLKAAPQVAFGQAIAWGQYVVGLILAITILTPVFGLPPIVACLIEVAFEGGHGTSAGMAATFTELGFTAGADLSLALATVGLLSGVISGTILIHWGRRTGKIQVSREPLTHLENTENQPPEEEPSVTIARKNLFRDLLIDPLSLNFGFVGLAIAFGWLILEALRLLESITWGRGGVELISYVPLFPIALIGGMIVQYILMRTRRTYLISRPLMENIGGLALDITIVTALASISLSVLGDNLAPFLILSVAGIAWNVCAFVFLGPHLLPFYWFERGLGDMGQSMGVTSTGLLLLRMVDPDNRSGAFESFAYKQLLFEPIVGGGLFTAAAPLLIYNFGPIPILLLTSFILAFWLIFGFYNCKQIRKQSG from the coding sequence ATGTTCAAACTGATAGATGTATTCTGGGCTTATATTCTCATCGCTATATTAATCCTGGTGGGGCGGTTAATCAGACAGCGCCTGGGAATATTGCGATCGCTCTACATACCCAGTTCCATTGTGGCTGGTATTATTGCCTTACTTCTGGGTAAAGGTGCTTTGGGTGCAATTGTCAAATCAATAAATCCAGAATCTCCCCTTGTTCAAGGCCTATTTACCGAAAATGTCCAGGCGGTTTGGTCGCAGTCTCCTGGTATTTTTATTAACATTGTTTTTGCTACCCTATTTCTCGGTCAATATGTGCCGACTTTGCAGCAATTTTGGCTTAAAGCAGCCCCACAAGTCGCTTTCGGTCAAGCGATCGCCTGGGGTCAATACGTGGTAGGATTAATACTAGCAATCACCATATTAACACCAGTTTTTGGTTTACCCCCCATAGTCGCTTGTTTAATTGAAGTCGCCTTTGAAGGGGGACACGGGACATCAGCCGGGATGGCTGCAACTTTTACAGAATTGGGTTTTACCGCCGGGGCTGATTTATCTTTAGCTTTAGCCACAGTAGGGCTGCTTTCTGGAGTGATTTCCGGGACAATTTTAATTCACTGGGGACGCAGAACTGGAAAAATCCAAGTCAGCCGCGAACCGTTAACTCATCTGGAAAATACTGAAAATCAGCCACCAGAAGAAGAACCGAGTGTCACAATTGCCAGAAAAAACTTATTCCGCGACTTACTAATTGATCCATTATCACTCAATTTCGGTTTTGTCGGATTAGCGATCGCTTTCGGCTGGCTAATTTTAGAAGCCTTGCGCTTGCTTGAATCCATCACCTGGGGTAGAGGTGGAGTGGAACTAATTTCCTACGTGCCGTTATTTCCCATCGCCCTGATTGGGGGAATGATTGTGCAGTATATACTTATGCGTACCAGACGCACCTATTTAATTAGTCGTCCTCTCATGGAGAACATTGGCGGACTGGCATTAGATATTACCATTGTCACAGCCCTAGCAAGTATTTCTCTCTCTGTACTCGGTGATAACCTTGCTCCCTTTCTGATTTTATCCGTTGCTGGGATTGCGTGGAATGTGTGTGCCTTTGTATTCTTAGGCCCCCATCTCCTACCTTTTTACTGGTTTGAGCGTGGTCTTGGCGACATGGGACAATCGATGGGTGTAACATCCACTGGATTATTGTTGTTGCGAATGGTAGATCCAGATAACCGTTCTGGTGCGTTTGAGAGTTTTGCTTATAAACAATTGTTGTTTGAACCTATTGTGGGTGGAGGCTTATTTACTGCTGCTGCACCGCTTTTAATTTATAATTTTGGACCCATCCCAATTTTGCTATTAACCTCATTTATCCTGGCATTTTGGCTGATATTTGGTTTCTATAACTGTAAGCAAATACGCAAGCAAAGCGGTTGA
- a CDS encoding carbon dioxide-concentrating mechanism protein CcmK, with product MSLQAVGALETKGFPAVLAAADAMVKAGRITLVGYIRVGSARFTINIRGDVSEVKTAMAAGIEAAENVHGGTLESWVIIARPHENVEAVLPIGYTDAVQQYRDSVENPIVRSSNRL from the coding sequence ATGTCACTACAGGCCGTTGGCGCACTTGAAACGAAGGGTTTTCCGGCCGTACTAGCAGCAGCTGATGCGATGGTTAAAGCCGGTCGTATCACCCTAGTCGGTTATATACGAGTCGGTAGCGCTCGTTTTACCATCAATATTCGGGGGGATGTTTCTGAAGTCAAAACCGCTATGGCGGCTGGTATTGAAGCCGCAGAAAACGTTCATGGCGGTACTCTGGAATCCTGGGTAATTATTGCCCGTCCCCATGAAAACGTGGAAGCAGTTTTGCCAATTGGCTATACAGATGCAGTTCAACAGTATCGAGATTCTGTAGAAAACCCAATTGTGCGCTCATCTAACAGGTTATAA
- a CDS encoding pilus assembly protein PilB, translating to MLSSDGKPTDTRASGQQVLPNTPANWESRREQVFYLIDSLLSFEACLHHQVAPFQIEDNQLFLGMVHPQDSEALDYVSRIVSYINCTIVAQEIAADTHRTILSAYLNHKNTFRPAKQVDPQETHLSSKKSKITTDQLIESTTASSQTHQQGAISFTQTETPQYSQKQQKISPTPHANNLFPTTTPSRPVNDQQEEESARLELLSQLTVLQVHVLEEFIPVEMLPSLPPKKLLEELLGRVLSGGIGRLYLERQPYQGKIFWSDNGVMQSVLENLPLSLFQGVLNQLKCFASLPVGKLAEPKQVEKECLYQENRLLLRLRVMPGTYGEEATLQVLKGTALKFYQQQQLARLSGDVLRISQQLSLKLHEMQQRIILNPSLKSEQLDSVAALYKLVESLDKQIKILIATSETHTNS from the coding sequence ATGTTGTCTTCCGACGGCAAACCAACTGATACCAGAGCAAGTGGGCAACAAGTATTACCCAACACTCCAGCAAATTGGGAGTCAAGACGCGAGCAAGTATTCTATCTGATTGATAGTCTCTTATCCTTTGAAGCTTGCCTCCACCACCAAGTTGCCCCCTTTCAAATAGAAGACAATCAGCTGTTCTTAGGCATGGTTCATCCACAAGACAGCGAAGCGCTAGATTACGTAAGTCGCATTGTATCTTATATTAATTGCACAATAGTGGCTCAAGAAATCGCTGCCGACACACACCGCACTATACTATCGGCTTACCTCAACCATAAAAATACATTCCGCCCTGCCAAACAAGTAGATCCCCAAGAAACGCATTTGTCCTCAAAAAAGAGCAAAATTACGACCGACCAACTGATTGAATCAACAACGGCTTCCTCTCAAACCCATCAGCAAGGAGCGATATCGTTTACTCAGACAGAAACCCCACAATATTCTCAGAAACAGCAGAAAATTTCTCCCACGCCCCATGCAAATAACTTATTTCCCACTACCACCCCCAGTCGTCCCGTAAACGATCAGCAAGAAGAAGAGTCTGCTAGGCTAGAATTACTCAGTCAATTAACTGTTTTACAAGTACACGTTCTTGAAGAATTCATTCCTGTAGAGATGCTGCCCAGCCTACCACCTAAGAAATTATTAGAAGAATTACTGGGGCGAGTTTTGAGTGGGGGAATTGGTCGCTTGTATTTAGAACGACAACCTTACCAAGGAAAAATATTTTGGAGTGATAATGGAGTCATGCAGTCTGTATTAGAAAATCTTCCTCTTTCACTATTCCAAGGAGTGCTTAATCAATTGAAGTGCTTTGCATCTTTACCTGTTGGCAAACTTGCCGAACCAAAACAGGTAGAAAAAGAATGCCTATATCAAGAAAATCGTTTGTTATTACGGCTGCGGGTGATGCCAGGAACTTACGGTGAAGAGGCGACTTTACAAGTATTAAAGGGAACGGCTTTAAAGTTTTATCAGCAACAACAATTAGCCCGTCTGAGTGGCGATGTCTTGAGAATTTCTCAACAACTGAGCTTGAAGTTACATGAAATGCAGCAACGAATTATTCTCAATCCCAGCCTCAAATCTGAGCAATTGGACTCTGTAGCGGCTTTATATAAGCTCGTAGAAAGTTTGGACAAGCAGATAAAAATACTCATAGCAACTAGCGAAACACATACAAATAGCTGA
- a CDS encoding HetZ-related protein 2: MGVVMPTLIQGFEERNLAMTQEAEKLAHYWGKRLATECPEQSIAHRESIILWLLGNDLERFDQLKPEELRIAEQAMEYRWKILRQRYLGIGRERAYRQLLTRLAGLVTLRNKIQTWVSLSRDRQRSVMDVLQEVLQELLQNDKYMQQQMACIAEFTQDKRLRDTLLFASIEEYSMRPVRNQPLLAYRFVNYLRRIQRGGLTQVPSSELVRVVSEEILSEASDYRVNLADHQAIAEYQAAQQIEEEQALRQLVQQEFADYLQQTLGQEAVEWLRLYLQGKSQDEIAKKLDKPIKEIYRLREKISYHAVRVFALKGEPELVDNWLAISLQEHNFGLTQNQWQQLHENLTPLQRQILDLRKAGNSIEAIAEQLKLKTHQVMGEWTKVYLAAQSLRTQE, encoded by the coding sequence ATGGGGGTTGTGATGCCAACTTTAATACAGGGTTTCGAGGAGCGCAATCTCGCTATGACACAGGAGGCAGAAAAACTAGCTCATTATTGGGGTAAGCGTCTAGCTACGGAGTGTCCAGAACAAAGTATAGCCCACAGAGAAAGTATAATTCTCTGGCTTTTAGGAAATGATTTAGAACGCTTTGATCAGCTCAAGCCTGAAGAACTCAGAATTGCGGAACAAGCGATGGAATATCGCTGGAAAATTTTGCGTCAACGCTACTTGGGTATTGGGCGAGAACGTGCCTATCGCCAGCTGCTGACTCGCCTAGCAGGTTTAGTGACATTACGCAATAAGATTCAGACTTGGGTTTCCCTGAGTCGCGATCGCCAGCGTAGTGTCATGGATGTGTTGCAAGAAGTTTTACAAGAATTACTGCAAAACGATAAGTATATGCAGCAGCAAATGGCTTGTATCGCTGAATTTACACAGGATAAACGACTGCGGGATACTTTATTATTTGCCAGTATCGAAGAATATTCTATGCGGCCAGTGCGGAATCAACCCTTACTCGCATATAGATTTGTTAACTACCTGCGGCGGATTCAGCGTGGTGGGTTAACCCAAGTGCCAAGCAGTGAATTAGTCAGGGTGGTTTCCGAAGAAATCCTTTCAGAGGCCAGTGATTATCGGGTAAACTTAGCTGATCATCAAGCGATCGCCGAATATCAAGCAGCACAACAAATAGAAGAAGAACAGGCACTGCGGCAGCTAGTACAACAGGAATTTGCCGATTATTTACAACAAACTCTCGGACAAGAAGCAGTAGAGTGGCTGCGATTGTATCTGCAAGGCAAGTCCCAAGATGAAATCGCCAAAAAACTAGATAAGCCAATCAAAGAAATTTACCGACTACGAGAAAAAATTAGTTATCATGCGGTGCGCGTCTTTGCCCTCAAAGGTGAACCAGAACTCGTAGATAACTGGTTAGCAATTTCCCTGCAAGAACATAATTTCGGGCTAACTCAAAACCAATGGCAGCAACTGCATGAAAACTTAACACCTTTGCAGCGACAGATCCTAGATTTGCGTAAAGCAGGCAACTCTATAGAAGCAATAGCCGAACAATTAAAGCTCAAAACTCATCAAGTCATGGGCGAATGGACAAAAGTCTATCTTGCAGCCCAATCTTTAAGAACTCAGGAATGA
- a CDS encoding carbon dioxide-concentrating mechanism protein CcmK — MPMAVGVIETLGFPAVLAAADAMVKSAAVTIVYYGQAESARMLVAVRGRVSEVNRAVEAGILAGEQTFGGQVITHYIVPNPPENVETILPIHFTAESEPFRM, encoded by the coding sequence ATGCCAATGGCGGTTGGCGTAATTGAAACCTTGGGCTTTCCTGCTGTGCTAGCAGCAGCAGACGCAATGGTTAAATCTGCCGCAGTCACAATTGTGTATTATGGTCAAGCTGAAAGCGCTCGAATGTTAGTCGCTGTTCGGGGACGCGTTTCGGAAGTTAACAGGGCCGTAGAAGCAGGAATATTAGCCGGAGAACAAACTTTTGGTGGTCAAGTAATTACCCACTACATTGTTCCTAACCCTCCAGAAAACGTGGAAACCATTTTACCCATCCACTTCACCGCAGAATCTGAACCTTTTCGTATGTAA